The following nucleotide sequence is from Cyanobacteria bacterium GSL.Bin1.
TCTCCTCATCGGCAACGATGCGTCCCTCTTCCATATTGACCAGGAACATCCGCCCGGGTTCTAACCGCCCTTTTAACGCGACCTGTTCCGGGGCGACGGGTAACACCCCTGCTTCCGATGCCATAATCACAAAGTCATCTTTGGTGACGTAGTAGCGAGACGGACGTAAGCCATTGCGATCGAGCACCGCTCCCACCATTGTCCCATCGGTAAATGTTGTGGAAGCCGGACCATCCCAAGGTTCCATCAAACAGGAATGATATTCATAAAATGCCCGTTTCTCCTCACTGATTGAATCATCCGTCGTCCACGGTTCTGGAATCATCATCATCACCGCATGAGGCAGCGATCGACCCGCTAAAACCAAAAGTTCTAAGGTGTTGTCAAAAATACTGGAGTCACTGCCATCAATATCAATTAAATCCTGCAGCTTTTTCAGGTCATCGCCAAACTGTTCCGACTCAAACAATGAGGCGCGGGCGTGCATCCAGTTGACATTACCGATAATCGTGTTAATTTCCCCATTGTGGGCAATGTAGCGATAGGGATGGGAGCGTTCCCAACTGGGAAACGTATTGGTACTAAACCGAGAATGAACTAACGCCAAAGCACTTTTCAAATCTGGATCGCGGAGTTCGGGATAATAATCTCCCACCTGCGTCGGCATCAGCATCCCTTTATAAACCATCGTCCGACAAGAGAGACTCGCCCCATACCAAAACGAATCCCCCATTTCTCGACGAATCGCTTGAAAAGCTCGCTTGCGAATGACAAAGAGTTTGCGTTCAAACGCGGCTTCATCTAAGCCGGTTCCTCGTTCAATAAAAACTTGCTGCATGAAGGGTTCGCTCCCCTGGGCGGTTTTCCCCAGAGAAGAATCATCCGTTGGTACATCACGCCACCCTAAAACCCTTTGTCCTTCTTCGGTCACAATCCGTTCAAAAATGCTCCTTCCCTGCTCTCGGATCGCCGGATCGCACGAGGCGTAAATCATGCCAACGCCATAGGCTCCAGCTTCCGGTAAAGAAATATTAT
It contains:
- a CDS encoding glutamate synthase subunit alpha; translation: MNDYQLPLKQGLYDPRFEHDACGVGFIVHMNGQKSHELVEQALTMLKNLEHRGACGAETNTGDGAGILMQIPHQFLQKVARQNNISLPEAGAYGVGMIYASCDPAIREQGRSIFERIVTEEGQRVLGWRDVPTDDSSLGKTAQGSEPFMQQVFIERGTGLDEAAFERKLFVIRKRAFQAIRREMGDSFWYGASLSCRTMVYKGMLMPTQVGDYYPELRDPDLKSALALVHSRFSTNTFPSWERSHPYRYIAHNGEINTIIGNVNWMHARASLFESEQFGDDLKKLQDLIDIDGSDSSIFDNTLELLVLAGRSLPHAVMMMIPEPWTTDDSISEEKRAFYEYHSCLMEPWDGPASTTFTDGTMVGAVLDRNGLRPSRYYVTKDDFVIMASEAGVLPVAPEQVALKGRLEPGRMFLVNMEEGRIVADEEIKQAIVQEQPYQDWLDQHLVPLESLPEPNWSLVISHSSLDNKGQRTTIQKQSSFGYTFEELRLLIKPMAENGVEAIGSMGADTPLAVLSERPKLLYDYFQQLFAQVTNPPIDSIREEIITSPVTTIGAEGNLLDPKPESCHLIKLKTPIITNTELAKLKQLDGAFQSLTLPILFDPKTGVAGLEAAIEEICQQADRAIAQGTSIIILSDRDFDKNKAPIPALLAVSGLHHHLIRQGTRTRVGIVLES